One window of Candidatus Phytoplasma solani genomic DNA carries:
- a CDS encoding sigma-70 family RNA polymerase sigma factor produces MLRQKLFKDFLKNKKNLEARNQLIELHYPLAKKLSNKFNFYPRVLTKEDLYQEGILGLIKALNNYHDLGYDFIAYATPTIKSEIRELIRKSHSPSIPQKTTKPRNISFNENQHSQQTIYDKIPNPHQLWLKQVKHELLIKKLKTKLSKNEFNVICLSFGVTTKNINDTHQPTYTNQEIATKLNLTLKQIEKLKEHAIQKLTPNNKKNKEKI; encoded by the coding sequence ATGTTAAGACAAAAATTATTTAAAGATTTTTTAAAAAATAAAAAGAATTTAGAGGCCCGCAATCAATTAATTGAACTTCATTATCCGTTAGCAAAAAAATTATCAAACAAATTTAATTTCTATCCGCGAGTTTTGACTAAAGAGGATTTATACCAGGAAGGGATTTTAGGTTTAATCAAAGCCCTAAATAATTACCATGACTTAGGTTACGACTTTATCGCCTACGCTACTCCCACCATCAAATCGGAAATCCGCGAATTAATAAGAAAAAGCCATTCCCCTTCAATCCCCCAAAAAACCACCAAACCAAGAAATATCAGTTTTAACGAAAACCAACACTCACAACAAACAATTTACGACAAAATCCCCAATCCGCATCAATTATGGTTAAAACAAGTAAAACACGAATTATTAATAAAAAAATTAAAAACCAAACTAAGTAAAAATGAATTCAACGTTATTTGTTTGAGTTTTGGCGTTACTACAAAAAACATTAACGACACACATCAACCAACATATACAAATCAAGAAATAGCTACAAAATTAAATTTAACTTTAAAACAAATAGAAAAATTAAAAGAACACGCCATTCAAAAACTAACCCCAAATAATAAAAAAAATAAGGAGAAAATATAA